TATATGGTAACCATTTGGCCAGCCAGCATATGAACTATCATTTTAAAATGACGGGGCACGGTACCGTACTATTTCATGCTGGTGAGCATCATCGGCGACTTCAGCAGGATATGAACGACGATGGCGTGATCAAGCGATTTTTAAGGGAAGTCATTCCATTTGGTGGAGTGTTTATCAAATAGCCCTGCCATGCTATAATGGCAATGCTATCAAGGAAGCTGTCTGTCCTTGTGGCAGCTGCTAATGAAGAAAATCCATGCATAACGCATGGGAGAGGTTCGCGAACTCCCTCTATAAAAAACTAACGATGCTTTGTCCTCCGCATTGAAAAATGAATTTGCGGGGCAAGGCCTGTTTTTTGTTGAAGCCGGTTCAAGAACTCTCCTTCTTCCACGTGACAAGACTCTGTGTCTTACACCATTCCCAGAAGATCGAGAGGTTTTTTTATGTTTACAAAAGAAAAAGCAGTCGTCGTATTCAGCGGCGGCCAAGACAGTACAACCTGTTTATTTTGGGCAAAAAAACATTTTGCCGAAGTAGAAACTGTGACGTTCGATTACGGTCAGCGCCACAAGCAGGAAATTGAAGTTGCCGCCGGAATCGCCAGCGAGCTGGGTGTTCCGCAAACGGTACTGGATATGAGCCTGCTCAACCAACTTGCCCCCAATGCCCTCACACGCACCGACATTGACATTACTCAAGAGGAAGGTGAACTGCCTAGCACCTTTGTAGACGGTCGTAATCTTTTGTTCCTGAGCTTCGCAGCGGTTCTCGCCAAGCAAAAAGGAGCGCGCCACATCATTACAGGCGTTTGCGAGACAGATTTCAGCGGCTATCCCGATTGCCGGGATTCCTTTATTAAATCGCTGAACGTCACACTGAACCTTTCGATGGACTATCCCTTTGTAATTCATACCCCGCTCATGTGGTTGAACAAGGCCGAAACCTGGCAAATGGCCGATGAGCTGAAAGCTTTTGAATTTGTAAGAACCCGTACACTAACGTGCTATAACGGCATCATTGGCGATGGCTGTGGCGAATGTCCTGCTTGCAATCTTCGTCGTGCGGGACTGGAGCAGTATCTTGCAGTTCGCGGCGCTTCGTCCCAAGGAGCTGAAGGCCATGCGTGAGCCAGGTACCTTTCGTATTGTCGACAAGCTCCAGCAGTTCGGGACAGACATTGAACACTCTCAGTTGCGTTATCACCGCAAGCGTGTACTTGTAAG
This window of the Paenibacillus polymyxa genome carries:
- the queC gene encoding 7-cyano-7-deazaguanine synthase QueC, with product MFTKEKAVVVFSGGQDSTTCLFWAKKHFAEVETVTFDYGQRHKQEIEVAAGIASELGVPQTVLDMSLLNQLAPNALTRTDIDITQEEGELPSTFVDGRNLLFLSFAAVLAKQKGARHIITGVCETDFSGYPDCRDSFIKSLNVTLNLSMDYPFVIHTPLMWLNKAETWQMADELKAFEFVRTRTLTCYNGIIGDGCGECPACNLRRAGLEQYLAVRGASSQGAEGHA